Proteins found in one Quercus robur chromosome 2, dhQueRobu3.1, whole genome shotgun sequence genomic segment:
- the LOC126713831 gene encoding uncharacterized protein LOC126713831: MGNYVSCALSSPGGKQSRATKVIFPSGQIQEFHAPIKAAELMLETPNFFVVNSISLQIGRRFSALNADEDLEMANVYVMFPMKRLNSIVTAADMGALFLTANSAAKRGSGEANIRTFPETRDVPQLVEGKTADDWQENETAVAVPKLNLDDIEEFSSPEFMLRLSMCRSRKPLLETIAEEPVICSR; the protein is encoded by the coding sequence ATGGGAAACTACGTTTCTTGTGCTCTATCCAGCCCAGGAGGCAAGCAATCTAGAGCCACAAAAGTGATCTTCCCAAGCGGCCAAATTCAAGAATTCCATGCACCCATTAAAGCAGCTGAACTCATGCTTGAGACACCAAACTTCTTCGTTGTAAACTCAATATCTCTCCAAATTGGACGAAGGTTTTCTGCACTCAACGCCGACGAAGACCTAGAGATGGCTAACGTTTATGTCATGTTCCCCATGAAGAGACTCAACTCTATTGTCACAGCAGCTGACATGGGTGCCTTGTTCCTCACCGCCAATTCTGCAGCCAAGCGTGGTTCTGGCGAAGCCAACATAAGGACATTTCCGGAGACTAGAGATGTTCCCCAGTTGGTGGAGGGAAAAACAGCTGATGATTGGCAGGAAAATGAGACGGCGGTGGCGGTACCAAAGTTGAATTTGGATGATATTGAGGAATTTTCGTCGCCAGAGTTTATGCTTAGGTTGTCTATGTGCAGGTCAAGGAAACCATTGTTAGAGACCATAGCAGAAGAGCCAGTTATTTGTTCACGTTAA